GCTGGACTCGGCGCCCCAGGGTCTGGTGATCTCTCCGGGGCCGGGTGTGCCCAAAAACGCGGGCATCTCGATCGAAGCCGTTCAGCGATTCGGCGATGCGGGGATCCCCGTGCTCGGGGTCTGCCTGGGGCATCAATCGATCGGCGAGGCGTACGGAGGCAAGACCGTTCGTGCCAGGACGATCATGCACGGCAAGACTTCGCAGATCGAACATCAATGCAGGGGCGTGTTTGCAGGATTGCCCCAGCCATTTGACGCGACCCGGTATCACTCCCTGGTGATCGAAGAAGCGAGCCTGCCCGCGGTCTTCGAGATTACGGCTCGCACGCAAGATGGTGAGATCATGGGCGTGCGCCACACCTCAAAGCCGGTCGAAGGGGTGCAGTTCCATCCCGAATCCATCCTTACCCTGGAAGGGAAAGCGCTGCTCACCAACTTTCTCGACCAATGCCGCTCGGCGACATCAGCTTCCGAGCAGGCTGAGTCCCAATGAAGAATCGTGAAGCCATACGTGAGGCGATAGACGTGGCTCTCGAAGGCCGGGAAGTCGGATCCGATCTGCTCGAAAGCGCCTTTGGAGAGATCATGGACGGCCGGGCCGAGCCGGCGCAGATTGCCGGATTGTTGGTGGCGCTGCGGGCCAAGGGCGAGACCGTTGCAGAAATTGTGGCTGCGGCGCGCGCCCTGCGCGCTCGGGCGAGCACCGCAACGACTGCGGTCGCCAACACCATCGACGTGTGCGGAACCGGGGGCAGTGGTCTCGATACTTTCAATATTTCGACGGCCGCCGCCTTCGTCGTCGCTGGCGCGGGGGTGCCCGTGGCCAAGCACGGCAACCGCGCAGCCACGAGTCGCAGCGGAAGCTTCGACGTTCTCGAGGCGTTGGGGGTGAGAATCGATCTCTCGATCGAAACTTGCGGCAAGATTCTCGCTGAGATCGGAATCGCCACCTTCTTTGCGCGCACGGCGCATCCCGCCTACCGCCATGTGGGTCCGGTGCGTCAACAACTGGGCGTTCGTACGTTGATGAACTGCCTGGGCCCGCTGCTCAATCCTGCAGGAGTTCGGCATCAGGTCGTCGGGGTGTATTCGGCCGGGTTGGTTGCGCCGCTTGCCCAGGCGCTTGCGGATCTCGGTGCCGAGCGCGCGCTGGTCGTTCACGGTAGTGACGGCCTCGACGAGATCACCACTACGGGTCCGACCCGCGCATGCTTTGCCACCCAGGGCGAGCTGGATTCATTCGAAATTCTCCCGACCGACTTCGGTATCGCCATCGCCGCAGCGAGCGATCTTCAGGGTGGGAGTCCGGAGGAGAACGCCGAGATCCTGCGCAATGTGTTGGCGGGAGAGGCGGGTGCGCAGCGGGATGTTGTCGCGATCAATGCCGGAGCTGCCATCTGGGTCGCTGGAGCAAGCTCGGATCTCGCAGGGGGGATCGATCGGGCGCGCGCGAGCATCGATTCGGGTGAGGCCCAGCAAAAGCTTGCCGCGTTGATTCGCGCGACGAACGACGCCGTCCATGAGAACACCGAAGGTGTCCCGGCATGACGATCTTGACGGAGATTCTCGCGCGCAAAGGCGTGGAAGTGGAGTCGGCCAAGGGACGGGTCTCCGCGGCGGAAATGCGTCGACGCGCGGAGGACACAACGGATTCGACGCGCGGTTTTCGCAACGCATTGATTCAGGCCGAAGTCCCAGCGGTGATTGCCGAGGTGAAGCACCGCTCGCCGAGTGCGGGCGAAATCCGGCCCGGCTTCGAACCGGTCGCCTGCGCTCGCGAATACGCTGCGAATGGCGCCAGCGCACTCTCGGTGCTGACCGACGAGCACTATTTTGGTGGACACCTCGATTTTCTCGCAAAGATTCGCAGTGAAGTCTCACTGCCTTTGCTGCGCAAGGATTTCATCATTGACGCCTATCAGGTGGATGAATCACGCGCGGCGGGTGCCGACGCCATATTGTTGATTGTCTCGGCGCTTACCGGAGAGTTGATGAGCGATTTGGCTGAACAAGCCCGAGCCCTGACGCTCGATGTGCTGGTCGAGATCCACGACGAAGCGGAACTCGACCGGGCCGTGGCGATCGAGGCCGATTTGATCGGCGTCAACAACCGCGATCTCGCGACGTTTACCACGGACCTCGCCGTGACGGAGCGCTTGGCGGGATGCCTTGCCGAGCGAGGTGACCCAGTCGGGGAGGGCAGTGTCGTTCTGGTGTCGGAGAGCGGAATTCGCACTCGCGCAGACATCGATCGCTTGCAACAGGCAGGTGCGCGCGCCTTCCTCGTGGGCGAGTCTCTCATGCGTCAGCCCGATCTCGGATCGGCCCTGCACGAGTTGCGGACGGGGAAAGCAAAATGATTCGTCGACACCTAAAGAGCCGAGACGACAAGCAAGATCAAGACAAGCGCAATTCAATCTACGTATTACGAAACAATGGAGGAAACTCGCAGTGAGCGGGAACGTTCGCATCAAGATCTGTGGCGTGACTGATCCAGAAGATGCACTGGCGGCGGTCAATGCCGGTGCGGATCTGATCGGAGTCAACTTCGTACAGGGTTCGCACCGATGTGTAGATATTCACATCGCGGAGTCCATCTGTGAAGCGGTCGCAGGTATGTCGGTCGAAAGAGTCGCGCTGTTTCGAGACGCGACTTGGGATGAAATTGAACACGTATTGCGAAGGGCTGAGTTCGATCGGGTTCAATTCCACGGCGACGAGACCGAGGAAGAGGTCGAAAGTGTCGATCTGCCGGTGATCAAGGCGATCCGCGGGGCAGATGTTTCAGCCGCAGAAACCTACCCCGGCACTCTGCTCCTGCTCGACCATCCGAGCGAAGGGGGTGGCAAGGGCAAGGTGTGGGATTGGAGCGAGGCCTCGGAGATCATCTCCCTGGGTTATGACGTGATTCTCGCCGGCGGGCTGACCCCCGACAACGTCGGCCAGGCGCTGAGAGACATCGGGGGCTTCATGCCCTGGGGCGTAGATGTCGCGACCGGAGTCGAGGTGGATGGCCGCAAGGATCCAGCGCTGATCGAGGCGTTCATCGCCGCGGTGCGAGCGGCGGAGGAAGAGGACCAGGTAGAGGATCTCCCGAGTGATCAGTGAGCCGGATGAGAACGGATTCTTTGGTGAATTCGGGGGCCGCTACGTGCCCGAGACCCTGGTCGCAGCGCTCGATGAGCTCACCGAAGCCTATCCGCGCATCAGTCAAAGTCCCGAATACAGCAAACAACTCGACGATCTGCTGACCCACTACGCGGGACGTCCGACGCCGTTGACCTTTGCCGCGCGCATGACCGAAGATCTGGGTGGCGCCAAGATTTATCTGAAGCGCGAGGATCTTGCCCACACCGGAGCCCACAAAATCAACAACGTGCTGGGCCAGGTGCTGCTCGCCAAATACATGGGCAAGCCCCGGGTGATCGCCGAAACAGGTGCGGGCCAACACGGTACCGCGACGGCCACGGCCTGTGCGCTGCTGGGCCTCGAGTGCGAGGTCTACATGGGGGCCGAGGACGTTCGACGCCAGGCCCTCAACGTGTTTCGCATGGAACTCCTGGGCGCCAAGGTTCACTCGGTGACGGCTGGCTCGATGACCCTCAAGGACGCGATCAACGAGGCGATGCGCGACTGGGTGACGAACATTCGCAATACCTATTACTGCATTGGATCGGTGATGGGTCCGCATCCCTATCCGTTGCTGGTGCGAAATTTTCAACGCGTGATCGGACTCGAAGCCCGGGCACAAATCCTGAAAGCCGAGGGGCGTTTGCCCGATGTAGTGATGGCGTGCGTGGGCGGGGGGTCGAACGCCATGGGGATCTTTCATCCGTTCATCGAAGACGACAGCGTGCGCTTGATCGGGGTCGAACCCGGGGGTGAGGGCATCGAGACTGGGCGCCACGGTGCCACGCTGACGGCCGGCCAGGTGGCGATTTTTCACGGCAAAAAGACCTATGTCCTCACCGACGACGACGGGCAGATTTTCCCCGCTCACTCGGTGTCGGCGGGTCTCGACTATCCCGGGGTGGGCCCGGAACACGCATTTTTGCGCGACAAGGGTCGCGCGACCTACGAAGTGGCCAACGACGACGAAGCCCTCGAAGCGTTTGGCTATCTCTCGCGCTGCGAGGGAATCATTCCCGCTCTCGAATCCGCTCACGCGATCGCCCACGCGCGCAAAGTCGCGCCGCAGATGGGACGAGACGAGATCTTGATCATCAATCTCTCGGGACGTGGTGACAAAGACGTAAGCGAGGTCCGCGATATTGCGCTCGCGGGCAAGGCGAAGATTCAATAATGGGACGTATCCGAGAACGCTTTGCCCAACTCGCCGAGCGAGGCGAGACCGCGCTGATCCCCTTCATCACGATCGGAGATCCCGACATCGAGACCAGCTATGCGCTGGTGCTGTCAATGGCGGAAGCCGGGGCAGACTTGATCGAACTCGGCGTGCCTTTCTCGGATCCGATCGCCGAGGGGCCGACGATCCAACGTTCGAGTGAACGCGCCCTGGCGAGTGGCACCAGTCTGAATGCAATTTTGGAACTGGTTTCGCGACTGCGCCCAAACCTCGAGATCCCCCTGGTTCTGATGGGCTATGCGAATCCCATTTTCGCGATGGGAGACGAACGGTTCCCAAAGCTCGCGGGAGAGGTGGGGGTCGACGGGATCATCGTTCCGGATCTTCCTCCCGAGGAAGGGGCGGATCTCTACGGTCGCTGCAACGACGTGGGCATCGATGGCATCTTGCTCGCGGCGCCGACCACGACTCCCGAGCGCCTGGCGATGCTTGCCGACCGCAGCCGGGGTTTTCTCTACTACGTCTCGCTCACCGGGGTCACCGGTGCGCGCAGCGAGATCGCGGCCGGTGTCGAAGACGGAGTCCGAGCGGCGCAACAATCGGGAAGCATCCCGGTCTGCGTGGGGTTTGGCATCTCGACCCCGGAACAGGCTGCGGAGGTCGCGGGCTATGCGGACGGCGTCGTCGTCGGGAGCGCCGTGATCAATCTCATTGAAGCCGCCAGCAGTCGGGATGGGGCGGTGGATTCGGTGGCCAAGTTCGTCGCAGAACTCAAGGCCCCTCTGCGGTGAGTTTTCGCTAGAGGGTTGCGACTTGGGTCGCGCTTCGCGTGATTGCTGCGCAAACAATTTGACATGATCTGAAGTTGGACAACAGGATGGAAATCGTTATGGCTAGTGGAGCGAATGCGGGAAATGCTGATCAAGGGAGTGCGGATCTTCCCACTCATGCGAGAGTGACGATCATCGGCGGCGGCGTGATCGGTTGTAATGTCGCCTATCACCTGGCGAAGCGCGGCTGGACCGACGTGGTCTTGCTCGAAAAGCACAAGCTGACGTCGGGCAGCACCTGGCATGCCGCGGGGTTGGTGGTGACGTCCGGCTTTACTTCCGAGACCTCGGTTGAACTCGCCAAATACACTCTCGATCTCTACTCCCGCCTGGAGGCAGAGACGGGGTACGCAACGGGCTTCAACCCGATCGGCCTGTTGCAGATCGCCGCCAACGAAGATGTGTTGACGGATCTGCGTCGAAAGGCCTCCTTCAACAGATATATGGGCATCGCCTCAAAAGAACTCTCTCCCGCAGAGGTCAAAGAGATGTGGCCCCTGGCCAAAACCGACGATGTGCTGGCCGGCTTTCTGACAGAGGGTGATGGGCGTGCGAATCCCGTCGATGTGACCATCTCGCTGGCCAAGGGCGCCAAGGCCGCGGGCGTAACGATCATCGAAGACGTCGAGGTTACGGGCATCACCCAGGAAAACGGCAGCGTGACCGGGGTGCTGACGGATCGAGGTCCCATTGTTTCCGAATACGTCGTCAACTGCGCGGGGATGTGGGGGCGTGAGATCGGCGAGATGGCGGGGGTCAACGTGCCGCTGCAGTCGGCCGAGCACTATTACGTGCTGCTGGACGGCGTAGAAGTCGATCGCAGTTGGCCGGTTCTGGAAGATCCTTCGGTTTACGGGTATTTCCGCGAAGAGGGTTCGGGGCTCATGGTCGGGATCTTCGAAACGGTGTCCGCGCCCTGGGCGCTGGACGGAATTCCCAAGCCGTGTGAATTCAAGGTGCTCGAGCCCGACATGGATCGCATGATGCCCTATTTGCAAAACGCGCTCGAGCGGATTCCCGCTTACCAGGACGCCAAACTGCGCGACTTCTTCTGCGGTCCCGAGAGTTTCTCTCCCGATCTTTCACCGATCGTGGGTGAGGCGCCGGAGCTGCGCAATTTCTTCGTGGCGGCAGGTCTCAATTCTCTCGGCATCCTCACCGGGGGTGGCATCGGGCGACTGGTCGCGAATTGGATCGTGGACGGTCTGCCCGACATGGACGTCTGCGAACTCAACATCGATCGCTTCCAACGTTTCCAGTCGAACCGCGCCTTCCGCAGAGATCGCACCGTCGAAATCGTGGGCGAGATGTACAAGATCCACTTTCCCGGCAAGCCCGCCGACAGCGCGCGCAACGCCAAGTGTCATGTGCTGCACGAAAGACTCGGAGCCGCCGGCGCCTTCTGCGTGCCGTCGGCAGGTTGGGAGATCCCCGATTGGTACGCGCCCGAAGGCGTTGCCGCCGAAGTCGAGGAATACGGTTGGGGTCGGCCCAGTTTTCAGGACTACGCGGCCGAGGAGCACCGGGCTTGCCGCGAGGATGTCATCTTGATGGAGATGTCATTCATGTCGAAGTTCTTCGTGCAGGGGAGGGATGCGCTTCGGGAACTCAATCACATCTCTTGCAACGACATCGATGTCCCGCCGGGCCGCATCGTCTATACCCAGTGGACGAATGAACGCGGCGGGATCGAAGCGGATCTGACCGTTACGCGCATGCGCGAGAACGAGTTCATGGTCGTCTGCTCCGACACCATGCATCGCCATGTCGAGACCTGGATGCGGCGTCACTTCGATCCCGAGGCCCACGTCAGCATTACCGACGTGACTTCGGGGAGCGCGATGCTCACCATTCAGGGGCCCAAGTCCCGGGCGCTGCTCGCAAAGCTCACCCCCGATTCAATGGCGAATGAGGATTTCCCCTACCTCCACGCAAAGGAGATCGAAATCGATTATGCGCGGGTCTATGCGATTCGCATCACCTACCTGGGCGAGCTGGGATGGGAACTCTACATCCCGACCGAATACGCCGTGGCGGTCTACGACCGCATCGTCGAGGTGGGCGCCGAGTTCGGACTTCGCCACGCGGGTCTTCAAGCGCTGACGAGTTTGCGGCTCGAAAAGGCCTACCGGGATTATGGACACGACATCGACAACATGGATACACCCATGGATGTCGGCCTGGGCTTTGCGGTGAAGCTCGACAAGCCGGGTGGTTTCATCGGACGGGATGTTCTCGCAAAGCAAAAAGAAGCGGGGGTGGGAAAGCGCCGCCTGTTGCTGTTTCAGTTGGTCGACCCCGAGCCTCAGCTCTTCCACATGGAAGTGATCTGGCGCAACGAAAAGCGGGTGGGATACATCCGCGTGGGCGGCTATGGGCACACGCTCGGGGCGGCGATCGGCCTCGGCATGATCGAGGCCGAAGAGCCCGTGAAGAAGAGCTACATCGAATCCGGGAAATGGGAGATCGAAATCGATGGCAAACGTTTCGCTGCGAACGCATCGGTCCGGACCCAATACGATCCCCAGATGAAGCGGATCAAGGCATGAGGTTTGCTATTCGGAAGGCCAGCCCTCATGCTGAGGCAGATCATCAGTGATTTCGTACCAGGGAGCTTTCGAACCTGCGAATTGATGTAAGCCCGGCGGGAGCTTTACATCGCCGTCGACAGTGCCCAGAGTGATGTAGAGCATGTCGACCGTCGTCTTGAAGTCCACGAGGATCGACGATCCGCAATTTCCACAGAAGATGCTGTCTGATCTGTCTGAATACGAATAGATCTTCAGATGATCCTCACCCGAAAGATATTTGAATTGATCGCGGGAGACTTCTCCCCAACTCGCGAATGCAGCCCCGTGGAGCCGCCTGCAGATTGAACAATGGCAGTGACAATATTCGTGGATCTCGCCTCCGACCTCGTACCGCACCGCGCCGCACTCACATCTACCCGTAATCATCGCAAAACCTCCTCGGTCGAAATTTCGGTGAATACACCGAAACGGAAAGAGTGTGGAAGCGAGAATAGTAGATACAGATCGACGCCGGATCGAATGTTCCTCGCAATCTGCCCCCGATAACTGCTAGATGTACTGCCCCCCAAGTCGAAGCTATTGGCTGCGCAGCGCGCACGAGGAATTTCCGTTGGACGAAGCGCTCCTGTCCCCGACCGATCGGCGCCAAAACCTCATCGCCGTGACCGCATCCATGGCGGCAACCGCGCTCATTTACGGGTTGAGTGTGCCGCTGCTTTCTCTCATCCTGGCGGACCGCGGCGCAGGCGGCACCCTCATCGGATCCCAGACGGCGGTTCAGTCCGGGGCGATTCTTCTGATCTCTCCGTTCGTTCCGCGCTACATGAGCAAGATGGGTCCCGCGGTCCTCATGCTCGGCGGGATTCTGGTTTCCCTCGTCGCCTTTCTCCTGCTCGCAGTCTTTCCGAGCATCCTTGCGTGGTACGTGCTGCGTTTCATCATGGGTGCTGCAGCGGCTGTATTGTGGGTGTGCGGCGAAACATGGATCAACCAGATCACTGAAGACTCCATGCGCGGGCGGATCGTCGCGCTCTACGGCATGGCCATATCAGCGGGCTTCGCCCTCGGACCCGCGGTGCTTTCAGTGACGGGCACGCGTGGACTCACTCCGTTCATCGTTTCGGGTGCCATCATGCTGCTATCCGCGTTGCCGGTGCTCACAGTTCTCAATAAATCGCCGCGTCTAGACGGCGAGCGCATGGGGCCTCTGCACAGATACTTCCGGCTCGCCCCCGTGGCCATGTTGTTGTGCGCGTTG
The DNA window shown above is from Myxococcales bacterium and carries:
- the trpD gene encoding anthranilate phosphoribosyltransferase, coding for MKNREAIREAIDVALEGREVGSDLLESAFGEIMDGRAEPAQIAGLLVALRAKGETVAEIVAAARALRARASTATTAVANTIDVCGTGGSGLDTFNISTAAAFVVAGAGVPVAKHGNRAATSRSGSFDVLEALGVRIDLSIETCGKILAEIGIATFFARTAHPAYRHVGPVRQQLGVRTLMNCLGPLLNPAGVRHQVVGVYSAGLVAPLAQALADLGAERALVVHGSDGLDEITTTGPTRACFATQGELDSFEILPTDFGIAIAAASDLQGGSPEENAEILRNVLAGEAGAQRDVVAINAGAAIWVAGASSDLAGGIDRARASIDSGEAQQKLAALIRATNDAVHENTEGVPA
- the trpC gene encoding indole-3-glycerol phosphate synthase TrpC, which translates into the protein MTILTEILARKGVEVESAKGRVSAAEMRRRAEDTTDSTRGFRNALIQAEVPAVIAEVKHRSPSAGEIRPGFEPVACAREYAANGASALSVLTDEHYFGGHLDFLAKIRSEVSLPLLRKDFIIDAYQVDESRAAGADAILLIVSALTGELMSDLAEQARALTLDVLVEIHDEAELDRAVAIEADLIGVNNRDLATFTTDLAVTERLAGCLAERGDPVGEGSVVLVSESGIRTRADIDRLQQAGARAFLVGESLMRQPDLGSALHELRTGKAK
- the trpB gene encoding tryptophan synthase subunit beta; translated protein: MISEPDENGFFGEFGGRYVPETLVAALDELTEAYPRISQSPEYSKQLDDLLTHYAGRPTPLTFAARMTEDLGGAKIYLKREDLAHTGAHKINNVLGQVLLAKYMGKPRVIAETGAGQHGTATATACALLGLECEVYMGAEDVRRQALNVFRMELLGAKVHSVTAGSMTLKDAINEAMRDWVTNIRNTYYCIGSVMGPHPYPLLVRNFQRVIGLEARAQILKAEGRLPDVVMACVGGGSNAMGIFHPFIEDDSVRLIGVEPGGEGIETGRHGATLTAGQVAIFHGKKTYVLTDDDGQIFPAHSVSAGLDYPGVGPEHAFLRDKGRATYEVANDDEALEAFGYLSRCEGIIPALESAHAIAHARKVAPQMGRDEILIINLSGRGDKDVSEVRDIALAGKAKIQ
- a CDS encoding tryptophan synthase subunit alpha, coding for MGRIRERFAQLAERGETALIPFITIGDPDIETSYALVLSMAEAGADLIELGVPFSDPIAEGPTIQRSSERALASGTSLNAILELVSRLRPNLEIPLVLMGYANPIFAMGDERFPKLAGEVGVDGIIVPDLPPEEGADLYGRCNDVGIDGILLAAPTTTPERLAMLADRSRGFLYYVSLTGVTGARSEIAAGVEDGVRAAQQSGSIPVCVGFGISTPEQAAEVAGYADGVVVGSAVINLIEAASSRDGAVDSVAKFVAELKAPLR
- a CDS encoding phosphoribosylanthranilate isomerase, which gives rise to MSGNVRIKICGVTDPEDALAAVNAGADLIGVNFVQGSHRCVDIHIAESICEAVAGMSVERVALFRDATWDEIEHVLRRAEFDRVQFHGDETEEEVESVDLPVIKAIRGADVSAAETYPGTLLLLDHPSEGGGKGKVWDWSEASEIISLGYDVILAGGLTPDNVGQALRDIGGFMPWGVDVATGVEVDGRKDPALIEAFIAAVRAAEEEDQVEDLPSDQ
- a CDS encoding FAD-dependent oxidoreductase translates to MASGANAGNADQGSADLPTHARVTIIGGGVIGCNVAYHLAKRGWTDVVLLEKHKLTSGSTWHAAGLVVTSGFTSETSVELAKYTLDLYSRLEAETGYATGFNPIGLLQIAANEDVLTDLRRKASFNRYMGIASKELSPAEVKEMWPLAKTDDVLAGFLTEGDGRANPVDVTISLAKGAKAAGVTIIEDVEVTGITQENGSVTGVLTDRGPIVSEYVVNCAGMWGREIGEMAGVNVPLQSAEHYYVLLDGVEVDRSWPVLEDPSVYGYFREEGSGLMVGIFETVSAPWALDGIPKPCEFKVLEPDMDRMMPYLQNALERIPAYQDAKLRDFFCGPESFSPDLSPIVGEAPELRNFFVAAGLNSLGILTGGGIGRLVANWIVDGLPDMDVCELNIDRFQRFQSNRAFRRDRTVEIVGEMYKIHFPGKPADSARNAKCHVLHERLGAAGAFCVPSAGWEIPDWYAPEGVAAEVEEYGWGRPSFQDYAAEEHRACREDVILMEMSFMSKFFVQGRDALRELNHISCNDIDVPPGRIVYTQWTNERGGIEADLTVTRMRENEFMVVCSDTMHRHVETWMRRHFDPEAHVSITDVTSGSAMLTIQGPKSRALLAKLTPDSMANEDFPYLHAKEIEIDYARVYAIRITYLGELGWELYIPTEYAVAVYDRIVEVGAEFGLRHAGLQALTSLRLEKAYRDYGHDIDNMDTPMDVGLGFAVKLDKPGGFIGRDVLAKQKEAGVGKRRLLLFQLVDPEPQLFHMEVIWRNEKRVGYIRVGGYGHTLGAAIGLGMIEAEEPVKKSYIESGKWEIEIDGKRFAANASVRTQYDPQMKRIKA
- a CDS encoding aminodeoxychorismate/anthranilate synthase component II; protein product: MRILIIDNYDSFTYNLVQYLGELGAEVDVQRNDSASVSSLLDSAPQGLVISPGPGVPKNAGISIEAVQRFGDAGIPVLGVCLGHQSIGEAYGGKTVRARTIMHGKTSQIEHQCRGVFAGLPQPFDATRYHSLVIEEASLPAVFEITARTQDGEIMGVRHTSKPVEGVQFHPESILTLEGKALLTNFLDQCRSATSASEQAESQ
- a CDS encoding GFA family protein, producing MITGRCECGAVRYEVGGEIHEYCHCHCSICRRLHGAAFASWGEVSRDQFKYLSGEDHLKIYSYSDRSDSIFCGNCGSSILVDFKTTVDMLYITLGTVDGDVKLPPGLHQFAGSKAPWYEITDDLPQHEGWPSE
- a CDS encoding MFS transporter — protein: MDEALLSPTDRRQNLIAVTASMAATALIYGLSVPLLSLILADRGAGGTLIGSQTAVQSGAILLISPFVPRYMSKMGPAVLMLGGILVSLVAFLLLAVFPSILAWYVLRFIMGAAAAVLWVCGETWINQITEDSMRGRIVALYGMAISAGFALGPAVLSVTGTRGLTPFIVSGAIMLLSALPVLTVLNKSPRLDGERMGPLHRYFRLAPVAMLLCALFAAADGMLISFLPLYGKDVGLSEAGALYLITFYGIGGIVGQIPIGWLADHMDRMLLATICTFFIVVTSLAMPFAISLQGWNMVYMLVIGAFLAGVYTIGLVIIGEQFKGADLAAASAVFGFFFGVGTMVGPQLGGIAYDQFPPHGIPLVLAVLAAILLPFPAAAWLRRRASR